From the genome of Terriglobales bacterium, one region includes:
- a CDS encoding POTRA domain-containing protein, translating into MSLRTTYLSRCTAVVAMFLVLSGILPAQQGVPSSEPAKTAPQVKQVLPSYEGQNVSSVEIAGRPDINVDELKSLLVQQPGQPFTRAKVDASIAALKATKRFKDVQLQIVPDLQGIRLLLVIQPGLYFGMYRFPGAIKRFNYSRLLQVANYPPEGPYSIADVNNATRALTEYFQKSGYFQAQVRPEIDSDPKHGLVNVIFHTTLGKRADFGEIKIEGATPEMSRFLQGKLTSIVARMKGAAIRPGKKYSLRTIENATRRLENTLLSEHRLSATVKLLGADYDPATNRADIAFHVEPGPEINVDIQGAHVWSWTKKKLIPVYQQVGTDPEILQEGRRNLISHFQSKGYFNVQVSVKTEQKKNGEQIVYQVTKGPRHRVSEVDVEGNHALREEELEPVVKVQEGRWILNRGNYSEKLVRQSVKNLEQVYKAAGFSTVQITPEIKQREGDIYAIFRVNEGPRDIVESLRVEGNKTLPVSQLAPKGLKVVEGQPYSQKLSDQDRTQIMARYLNEGYLTATFRQTVKPVDKDPHRLAVTYQIYEGPRVTANSIITIGREDTRQSFIDRVAQLRPNRPLTESDMLTSESRLYEPGIFDWAEVDPRRQITTQSHEDVVVKVHEAKPNSITYGFGFEVINRGGSVPSGTVAVPGIPPVGLSKDFTTNEKRFWGPRGNVEYTRRNVRGKAETISISGLAGRLDQRGIFSYLNPHFRSTNWASTFTISGAHDATNPIFTSRFAESGFQIQRYLDPKKSQNFTIRYSYRQTGLTRLLIKELVPQEDQHLRLSSLTATFTRDSRDSILDAHRGLYESFELGVTPSALGSSVTFARLLAQTAYYHRLPKEIIWANSIRLGFLKPFAGSHVPLSEQFFSGGGSTLRGFALNGAGPQRTISVCNNPADISTCAPTSVPAGGNQLFILNSEFRIPVPIKKGLGVVAFYDGGNVFRTIGFNGQYTNTLGFGIRYATPVGPVRFDIGRNLNAPPGIKATQYFITLGQAF; encoded by the coding sequence GTGTCGCTCAGAACCACGTACTTATCTCGTTGTACCGCTGTTGTGGCGATGTTTCTTGTCTTGTCCGGTATTTTGCCGGCACAACAGGGCGTTCCATCTTCCGAGCCCGCCAAAACCGCTCCACAGGTAAAGCAGGTCCTGCCTTCTTATGAAGGACAAAACGTTTCCAGCGTGGAAATCGCCGGACGTCCTGACATCAATGTCGACGAACTCAAGTCGCTGCTGGTCCAACAGCCTGGCCAGCCATTTACCCGCGCCAAAGTTGACGCCAGCATTGCCGCCCTAAAGGCGACCAAGCGTTTCAAAGACGTCCAACTTCAAATCGTTCCTGATCTCCAGGGAATACGTCTCCTGCTCGTAATTCAACCCGGACTCTACTTCGGGATGTATCGCTTCCCGGGGGCAATCAAGCGGTTCAACTACTCCCGTCTTCTGCAGGTCGCAAATTATCCTCCGGAAGGCCCTTACTCCATCGCCGACGTCAACAACGCCACTCGTGCGCTCACGGAATATTTTCAGAAGAGTGGCTACTTCCAGGCTCAAGTCCGCCCCGAGATCGACTCCGATCCGAAACACGGGCTCGTTAACGTTATCTTTCACACCACTCTCGGCAAGCGCGCCGACTTCGGAGAAATCAAGATCGAGGGCGCCACACCGGAGATGTCCCGGTTCCTTCAGGGGAAGCTCACGTCCATTGTCGCCCGCATGAAAGGGGCTGCGATTCGTCCGGGCAAGAAGTATTCGCTCCGTACCATCGAAAACGCCACCCGACGTTTGGAGAATACCCTGCTGAGCGAACACCGACTCTCCGCCACCGTGAAACTTCTCGGCGCGGACTATGATCCGGCCACGAACCGGGCCGACATCGCCTTCCACGTCGAACCCGGCCCCGAGATCAACGTTGACATCCAAGGGGCTCACGTCTGGAGCTGGACCAAGAAGAAACTCATTCCTGTCTACCAGCAGGTTGGAACGGATCCGGAGATTCTCCAGGAAGGCCGCCGCAACCTAATCTCGCACTTCCAGTCGAAGGGCTATTTCAACGTCCAGGTCTCGGTCAAAACCGAACAGAAGAAGAACGGTGAGCAGATTGTCTATCAGGTCACGAAAGGACCTCGTCACCGCGTTTCGGAAGTAGACGTTGAGGGAAATCACGCACTCCGTGAGGAAGAACTCGAACCAGTCGTGAAGGTCCAGGAGGGCCGCTGGATTCTGAACCGTGGCAACTACAGCGAGAAGCTTGTCCGGCAGAGCGTCAAAAACCTTGAGCAGGTCTACAAAGCCGCCGGCTTCAGCACCGTTCAGATCACTCCGGAGATCAAGCAGCGCGAAGGAGACATTTATGCCATCTTCCGCGTCAATGAAGGACCGCGCGACATCGTCGAATCCTTGCGCGTCGAGGGCAACAAGACCCTTCCTGTCTCACAGTTGGCGCCGAAGGGGCTGAAGGTAGTGGAAGGTCAGCCGTATTCACAGAAGCTATCCGATCAGGACCGCACCCAGATTATGGCGCGCTACCTGAACGAAGGCTATCTCACCGCTACGTTCCGCCAGACCGTAAAGCCGGTTGACAAGGACCCACACCGGCTCGCAGTTACGTATCAGATCTATGAAGGTCCACGCGTTACCGCCAACAGCATCATCACGATCGGCCGCGAAGACACGCGCCAATCCTTCATCGACCGTGTCGCGCAGCTTCGTCCGAACCGGCCGCTGACGGAAAGCGATATGCTCACTTCGGAAAGCCGCTTATACGAACCCGGTATCTTTGACTGGGCCGAAGTAGATCCGCGCCGCCAGATCACTACGCAATCTCACGAAGACGTCGTCGTGAAAGTTCACGAAGCGAAGCCGAATTCCATCACCTATGGATTCGGCTTCGAAGTGATTAACCGTGGCGGCAGCGTTCCGAGTGGCACGGTGGCCGTGCCGGGCATCCCTCCTGTCGGCCTATCCAAAGACTTCACCACGAACGAAAAACGTTTCTGGGGACCACGAGGTAACGTCGAGTACACGCGTCGCAATGTCCGCGGCAAGGCGGAAACCATCAGCATCAGTGGTCTTGCCGGACGACTCGACCAGCGCGGCATTTTCAGCTATCTGAACCCGCACTTCCGCTCCACGAACTGGGCATCCACCTTCACGATCTCCGGCGCGCATGACGCGACGAATCCGATATTTACCTCGCGATTCGCTGAATCGGGATTCCAGATCCAGCGCTATCTCGACCCGAAAAAGTCGCAGAACTTTACCATTCGGTACAGCTATCGCCAGACCGGTCTCACCCGGCTCTTGATCAAGGAACTGGTCCCGCAGGAAGACCAGCATCTTCGACTTTCAAGCCTGACCGCCACGTTCACCCGCGACAGTCGCGACAGTATCCTGGACGCACATCGCGGCCTTTACGAAAGCTTCGAACTCGGCGTCACGCCGAGTGCTCTGGGATCCAGCGTTACCTTTGCCCGGCTGCTTGCACAGACGGCGTACTACCATCGGCTCCCCAAGGAAATCATTTGGGCAAACAGCATTCGCCTCGGATTCCTGAAGCCTTTCGCAGGAAGTCACGTTCCGCTGAGTGAGCAGTTCTTCTCCGGCGGCGGCAGTACACTTCGTGGATTCGCCCTGAACGGAGCTGGACCTCAGCGGACGATCTCCGTCTGTAACAACCCAGCCGACATCAGCACCTGTGCTCCCACGTCGGTACCGGCTGGTGGAAATCAACTCTTCATCCTCAACTCGGAATTTCGTATTCCAGTTCCGATCAAGAAGGGCCTGGGAGTAGTTGCCTTTTACGACGGTGGTAACGTCTTCCGTACCATCGGCTTCAATGGCCAGTACACAAATACGCTCGGCTTCGGCATCCGATACGCAACTCCGGTTGGACCCGTTCGCTTCGATATCGGCCGCAACTTGAACGCGCCACCGGGAATCAAAGCTACTCAATACTTCATCACTTTGGGACAAGCATTTTGA